A single Brassica rapa cultivar Chiifu-401-42 chromosome A04, CAAS_Brap_v3.01, whole genome shotgun sequence DNA region contains:
- the LOC103865777 gene encoding taxadien-5-alpha-ol O-acetyltransferase → MGSLVHVKEATVITPSDQTPSCVLSLSALDSQLFLRFTIEYLLVYSPVSDPVSLSGRLKSALSRALVPYFPFSGRVRERPNGGSLEVNCRSQGALFLEAVTDHLTCLDFQKPPRHVTSWRKLLSLNVVDVLAGAPPLVVQLTWLRDGGAALAVGVNHCLSDGIGSAEFLTLFAELSRDSLSQTELKRRHLWDRRLLNPSPVRDSLSHPEFNRVPDLCGFVNRFNAERLVPTSVVFEKQRLTELKKLASRLGESSTKHTSFEVLSAHVWRSWARSLNLPSSQTVKLLFSVNIRDRVKPSLPAGFYGNAFVVGCAQTTVKDLTEKGLRHAAKLVKQAKERVGDDYVRSVVEAVSKAKCPDSVGVLIISQWSRLGLEKLDFGFGKPVHVGSVCCDRYCLLLPVPERSDAVKVMVAVPSSAVDSYENLVTSPNA, encoded by the coding sequence ATGGGATCACTGGTTCATGTCAAAGAAGCCACAGTTATTACTCCTTCCGACCAAACACCTTCTTGTGTTCTGTCCCTCTCCGCCTTAGATTCTCAACTCTTCCTCCGATTCACAATCGAATACCTCCTCGTTTACTCACCCGTTTCCGACCCGGTTTCTCTCTCGGGTCGTCTCAAATCAGCACTCTCTCGCGCTCTTGTTCCTTACTTCCCTTTCTCCGGCCGTGTCCGTGAGAGACCCAACGGCGGAAGTCTCGAGGTTAACTGCCGTAGCCAAGGTGCTCTGTTTCTCGAAGCCGTAACTGATCACCTCACGTGCCTTGACTTTCAGAAACCTCCCCGGCACGTGACTAGCTGGAGAAAGCTTCTCTCCCTCAACGTCGTCGACGTCCTCGCCGGTGCACCGCCTCTCGTCGTCCAGCTCACTTGGCTCAGAGACGGTGGCGCCGCTTTAGCCGTCGGTGTTAACCACTGCCTCTCCGATGGCATCGGAAGCGCCGAGTTTCTCACCTTGTTCGCCGAGTTATCGAGAGACTCGCTGAGTCAGACCGAGTTGAAACGGAGACACCTCTGGGATCGCCGCTTGCTTAACCCGTCTCCGGTTCGTGACTCGTTGAGCCACCCTGAGTTCAACCGAGTTCCCGACCTCTGCGGGTTCGTCAACCGGTTCAACGCCGAGCGACTCGTTCCGACCTCCGTCGTCTTCGAGAAACAGAGACTTACAGAGCTGAAGAAACTCGCGAGTCGACTCGGTGAGTCCAGTACCAAACACACATCGTTCGAGGTGCTCTCTGCGCACGTGTGGCGGAGCTGGGCGAGATCACTGAACTTACCATCGAGCCAAACCGTCAAGCTTTTGTTCAGCGTCAACATCCGAGACCGAGTCAAACCGAGTTTACCCGCCGGGTTCTACGGGAACGCCTTCGTCGTCGGGTGCGCGCAAACCACCGTGAAAGACTTGACGGAGAAAGGATTACGCCACGCGGCGAAGCTGGTGAAACAAGCGAAGGAGAGAGTCGGAGATGATTACGTCAGGTCGGTGGTGGAAGCCGTGAGCAAGGCCAAGTGTCCTGACTCGGTCGGAGTCTTGATAATTTCGCAGTGGTCACGCCTCGGTTtagagaagcttgatttcggTTTTGGTAAACCGGTTCACGTGGGATCGGTTTGCTGCGACCGGTACTGTTTGTTGCTTCCGGTTCCTGAACGAAGTGACGCGGTTAAAGTAATGGTCGCCGTCCCGTCAAGCGCCGTTGACTCCTACGAGAATCTTGTGACTAGTCCTAACGCTTAG